The Hordeum vulgare subsp. vulgare chromosome 7H, MorexV3_pseudomolecules_assembly, whole genome shotgun sequence DNA window aactttctcctgtcatacaggataaggcctttgccaaaatttcttccgccatacacggattgttgacataatataatgtcaactttacccggttacgcaggcattcttcccagacttttcccgtcatgcgggtaattccctttaagggacataaatgccataattggctcttttgactgcatcaaattcagaaataaatctgaattatctttgacacacatgtttgatccgacgttggtcaaattcaacatgcatgttgcttgtttcatttcaatcatATTGACTAAAAAAGGAGACTTcatcatagagagtacatgaaagacattcgtcaaccaagactctcaatgatctatctcttttcttttcttgaaataatatccaagagttcttttcttgtgaatccattctttagagagaatttaTTCCATCAGGTTATGACCTTTCTTTTCCATATTTCGGGTCACTAGTACCCAaaacattcgctttcatgagtgaaagcttgaataacttttagtctgagcaaacttagccaataaacaacggtaatgagcataaaaataaccctacgttggtgtgattaaaatcatgcacattaaacctttttaaactttctgaaatattctaaatcaccgtggtggcagaattagaataaaacatcattcttctgcattaattccatatcaccgttgggcagaaatggaaataatgcatataactcatgaacaatgtgatgatagtattcttattgaacaactttgctaagaaataatcatcatcattaaccatatTGCAGCAGAAATAGAAATATGCATTTCTCTATCCGTGCTCCGAaaaattgatcactttgatacaaaatttatcagagatttaagctttaaacataagatgactcatacaattatagtattgttatcatcaacgttggtcagaaaataACAATACCATATTTAACTTTAAAACAAACATCATACTATTGTCATAGCGGAaacttttttaatcttatttcacccacaagggaaaaactttgctaataacagttcttccaattaaattttcccgttcgttccaatttaattggaggacTAAACCTTTTTTACTTTGCAACGGAAAAACATGAATATAAAAATTCATGCAcctttacagaaaaaaaatctgttaaaaataaaaattcatgaactttaatttccttttataaaatcgatgaacttttctctttctgaaaatctttcttttattttcagaaccttttatttttctttatagaaaaatcatgttgctattaccgaaaaatattctgtcataattaaaaattcatgaactttataatcccttttatgaaattcatgaacttttctttttctgaaaatctttcttttattttcagaaccttttatttttcttttcaggaaAAATAACATTACTTTTCTGTCTCTTTTTACAGAAACTTTcaactttttattttctattttctaaaCAATATTTTCGTTGGAAAATATTACATAGAAAACAGAAAAGATCAAACTTCCTTCTCTTTTAAagtaaaaggtaaaaggagggatGTGGCCGCTCTGGGCCGATAGCCTCCCTGGCCCACTTTGGTTTGCGAACCTCTGTGCCTCGGCCCGGCCAAGCCTCGGCCTGCCAGCCTCTCTACCTCGGCCCAACCAAGCCTCGACCTGCCAGCCTCTCTGCCTCGGCCCGACCAAGCCTCGGCCTGCCAGCCTCTCTGCCTCAGCCCGACCAAACCTCGGCCTGCCAGCCTCTCTGCCTCGGCCCGAGTGGCCtcgggaggctagggtttcgccCTGGACCGTCGGATCTAATCCGACGGTCGGGCGCGACTTTCTCCTGCAACAAGAACCGGTCACAACCACATCGAGCTGAAACCCTAATTCATTtcctcctggcgccgttgcctcttTTCCTCCTGTCTCTCGCTCGCAGTAGCGGCTCTCTCGCAGCGACGGCTACCCAGCCCCGCCGGAGAGCTGCCAGGTTGGTCGCCTGCATCGGCCACGAGGACAGCAACGCACCTCGTGCTCGCCCCTCTTGCCGTGGCTGCCTTTAGCGTTGCGGGCTTGAGCTGGCCGCCGGCAACGGCGACCATGGGTCCCGCGCCGCGCGCGCCATGCCGCTCTTTCCTCTCCCCGGAGCCATGGCCTTGCCTCTTTCTCGCGCACTCTTGCGCAGGCGGCAGCAGTTGCAGCCATCGTCCGGCTGCCGGCAACGGCGACCAAGGTCGCCCGTGCTGCGCGCGCTGCCTTCTCCTTTCTCTCCCCCGGAGCCGCGGCCTTCCCCTCGCCGGCCGCGCACACGCCTTGTGGTGGGTGCGCCGCCGTCGAGCGGTCGGCTAAGGCTCCTcttctattttctttttctccaactccattctcatagagaaaaagagagagacaTGGTATGCACAACGGCACCAACATCACACCATTTTGCGCCATTGCCTCCCCTTCGCCGGTGGCGCGTTTCCCTTGGCGGAAGCGTGCCGCCGTCGAACGACGTGGCCGCGGTGCAGGTACTTTGCCCCGGGAGGGGTGGTTTTTCTTTGCTTGTCTTTCCCCGCTTTTTTTTGTTTGCTTTTTCGGATTCAATCCGACCTTTTCTTTGCCCCTGAAGGGGTAGATTCTTTGCCTCGATAAGGGGTGGCGTTCTTCTTCCGAAcggctcggcttgccgatgcccgtccggatcgagaggaacgacgcggccttgcggcggcgcaGCTTTTCCCAGTGAGGGACCTTTTCTTTCTACCCTGTTCTAGGATTCCAGGGGAGGGGAAacttctcttgttgttgtttcATCCGAAAACACATCTAATGccaaccttgctctgataccattgatagatcccgTCGATCGtcaaggctagatgtgttcggtgaTAGTAGTGGATTAATACCTTGTATAGTGCTGAGCTCCCTCCAGAGACTGTCGTGACGTAGTGGCGACGGTGGGGAAGCAAAGAGATAGTTGCGGTAGCGGCGGTGATGGACTTTCCATCGCTTTAGTGCTACCCTCTGGATCGGGTTAGGGTtaggagtggggaaccagtggcggcggcgaacctcgtaacccgtaccatggtccccacctcctctatatatagcactgcgcgacaggggcccaccaaccttACTTGGgatggacgcccccgatcagggcgtgagtcaaggtccaatAGGCCGTTGAGCCCATTGGGAAGAGATCAATCTAACACTATGTACTAGTACACTCAAATAGTACAACTTTGGTGTagctaagagcatggttaatagtatagccaactgctggctataaacagtcttatagcccatcttattgctagtttgtacaatagttagctataaaagattaCTACTTTTATtatatatgacccacctttcattctcacaaagcacctaggagcacgtgctagagttgACTCTTCACTAAGAGCCctcttcccttctctctcatccaactcagcaaaaaaataatattttaatccttacagcctgctgactgtaccttattatacttgctctaagGGCATCTCCGACTACGCAAATCCACAAACGTACGCATCTGCTCAGACTACGCGATTCAGACTTGTTTTGTCATCTAACACAGGCTTGGATTCATTTATAAACTCGTCGGAATGTCTTATTTTCAACAACCGAAAACAAATTAGGGGGCTTTGCAGGGTCTGGACCACTACCACACACATGTCCAACAACCCTGGCCCGCCCAAACACCCTATCCCTCGCCCCACCCCTCCCCGCTAGAGCGTCAGCGTCGCATTCATGCCGATCAAAAACGAACGCGACCACACACTGTGTTAGCACTGTAGCAGTGTGTCGGTCGAGAGCATTGTCTTTGTTGAGCACATCTTATCTCCGCATTGAAATGACATACATCTGCCCCCTACCTCCATTAACATAACACGTGTGCCGAGAAATCTACTCTCACACACACATGTATGTTCATGTGTCAGTCGGCATTAAACACCTATCCGATTGGCGTCTCACATCCGTTGTTTAAACGTGGCCAGGACGTCGGGCAAGAATCACACCACACCTTCGCTCTTGATCTCCACCTTGCACCACACCCGTCATGGTGCTCCAAAACCCTACATGACGACCTCTCCAACGAGCAAAAGAAGGAACTCTCCGGCATTGCAGCCGACTGGGTGGCCCGACAAGCCAGACGGATATAGGTTGGCTTACCAGCAAGCACTCGGGGCCtgcaccaccaccatcatcgGGCCGTCACCCGTCCAGGCTAGCTTACCAGCAAGCACTCGGAGCCTGCACCACCACCATCGTCGGGTCGTCCTCGCCTATCCAGGCTGGCTTGCCAGCAAGCACTTGGAGCTCGCGACCACCATCGTCGGTCTGTCACTCGTCCAGTCCGGCTTACCAAATCCTAACATCTATAGCCGGATACCCCAGCCTAGCCACACACCGGCACTGGGTCTCATACCGGTCCGGCGCACTCTCAGAGGCTGTCGCCACCATCTTTCATCGGTCCATCTCGAGAGCGAGAACAAATTTTTGTTCGTTTTGTTGAGGTCCGACTTGAAATGTATGCTGTTATAGTTGGATTGACGGCTCTCGCATCAGTGTCTGCGGACTGAGCATCGTGTCCACGAAAGATGCGGTGTTCGGTTGTCAACGATTGAAGATACTCCAATCGTGAATATAAGTAACGACATATATAAATGAGACCTGGCCCAGATCCGCGGCTCGCACCGCCCTCTGTCGTGCCCAGAACTCACGTTCGTCGAGGACATCTTGCGGGAAGCGCTGGCCGCACCTCCATGCCCTGCTCGTCTGTCTCGTCGATGAGGAGGTGGCGCTCCCGCCTCGTCTCGATGTGACGGTCCTCCGCAGTGATTACCCTCGAGGGGAGACGCGTGGGCCTGCGCCTCCTAGCGCGTCCGGACGAACGAAAAGTTCGTCTGCGAACGCGGCCTGGAGAGACGCTTGCCACCGTGTCGTACGCGCGGGGCCCGCCTCGGCGGTGTCAAAAGTGCCGAGCCCAAGGCGAATGTCCCCAGAACGTATCTCCGCATAGAAAACGCCGGAGGCACGGGCGCAAACATCGCGAAAGCTGGAGCTGCTCCGGGGGCGCGGAAGGGAAATGCATGGGTGAGAGAAAAGGACGTCGACGACAAGAAAGAAGGATGCAAGAGGCGGCGATGACGCAGCAGAGGTGATAAACAAGAAGATAAGGGGTGGCGGTTTGCAATCGTCCACGCGTGATTTATAAAGACCGCGCTGTACACCGCGCGAAAACTACCGGGCGTGTTGCAGCTTTTTAGTGCGTGCCATTTTATTCAGTGCACGTTTTTTCCAAAGTGCGTGTGGAAAGCACGTTTTCTCCCTTTTGGAGGTGCAGTTTTGCTTTGGGTTCCCCAAATCCGGTGGCATCTCCGTCGAGCCACCGTGTCGCTCCTTTCCGTTTCCCATCCCGTCCCCTCTCCACTCACCCTCCCATTTCTCTACCCCCGCCTCCCCCTCTGACCCAAGCCATGGCCGGAGGCGATCCAGAGGGCGAAGCGAGGGGATGCGGCCTCACATGCGGCTGGCGTACCACATGTCCTGCGCGACAAGGGCGGTGAGGGGTCTCCACACCTCTGATTTCTGGAGTATTTCGCATCAATAGGTTTCACTTCTGAAATTGATCGGTTTCTAAGCCGATGTACTACTAAACTGAACACCCCTGCCAAGCTCATGTACTAACAGTGTGTTTTACTCCTATGCAAATATTTTTAATAATATGGCAGTATAAGGTTCATACTACCCGTGGTTTGCGCATCGGCATTCATCGTGTATAAATTTGCATCCACATGATTCACTGCTGCCATTGTTTTTGTTTCCCTGGGAGTTCAGATTCTGGAATAAGAGAATCCAAACCTAATTGGGACAAATATAAGTAGCAGCAAATCTGGTTATGTTTGTTCAGTTTTCAAATAAGGCATGGTTCTTCCAGATCAATGTTATGTTTATTTTGTCCCGAGAAGAGGCGGATATAGCATCCCTTGAATAACTGTATCATTCTTCTCTATTTCAGGTGGATGTGGAGCTTGCGTGGTCCTCATAGCAACTTACAATCCAAAAAAAGATGAAGTGACTGAATTGTCTGCAAGTTCATGCCTGACGCTGCTCTACAACATAAATCTCTGCTCAGTCATCACCACCGAAGGCCTGGGAAATACCAAAGATGGTTTCCATTCTATCCAGAAGAGGATGTCTGGGTTCCATGCTTCCCAGTGTGGTTTCTGCACTCCTGGCATGTGCATGTCTATTTTCACCTCTCTTGCTAATGCCGACAAATCCAACAAGCCTGAACCACAAAAAGGGTTCTCAAAGTTGACGGTGTCCGAGGCAGAAAGGGCGTTCTCAGGCAACATGTGTAGATGTACCGGGTACAGGCCAATTGTCGACGCCTGCAAAAGTTTTGCTTCAGATGTTGACCTGGAGGATTTGGGCCTCAATGTATTCTGGAAGAAAGGCGATAACCACGCCGATGTTAGCAAGTTGCCAGCTTATACTCTTGGCGGTGGAGTCTGCACTTTTCCAGACTTCCTAAAGTCCGAGATAAAATCTTCGCTTCATCATGTAAATGATGATTCGGATGTTACGGTCTCCAGGGAGGGTTGGTATCATCCTAAAAGCATCAAGCAATATTATGATTTGCTGAACTCTGGCCTGTTTAGTGAATGCACAGTTAAAGTGGTTGTCGCAAACACAAGTTCTGGTGTAAAGGGATACAAGGATCAGGATCTATATAACAAGTATATTGACATCGGTGAGATTCCAGAGCTTTCAGCTATTTGGAAGAAAGACAGTGGCATTGAAATTGGAGCAGCTACACCAATTTCTAAGACCATCGAGATACTTGAGCAAGAAGCCGGGTCTAAATCATGTCCAAATGGAAGTTTGGTTTTCAGAAAACTCGCTGAGCACATGAGCAAGGTGGCCACACCGTTTGTCCGTAACACAGCAAGCATTGGCGGGAACATAATTCTTGCACAGAAATACCCTTTTCCCTCGGACATCGCGACCATACTTCTTGGTGCTGCTTCAACTGTGCGTCTTCAGGTTTATTCAGAAACACTAGAGGTTACTTTGGAAGAGTTTCTGGAGCAGCCTCCTATTGATCCTAGTACATTGCTGCTGAGCATATTTATTCCACATTGGGTTTCAGATTCTCAGAAAGAAAGTAAGGTGATATTTGAAACTTACAGAGCAGCGCCACGCCCTCTTGGCAATGCGGTTTCATATATTAACTCTGCTATGCTGGGCCATGTCTCCCTGAATGAATCATGTGGTAATCTTGTGCTTAGTAACCTACACATGGCCTTTGGTGCCTATGGTACAAAACATGTTATCAGAGCAACAAAAGTTGAACAACACCTGGACGGAAAAGTGCTCACTCCATCTGTTGTGCTCGAAGCAGTTCGCTTACTTAGAGAAATAATTGTACCAATGGAAGGAACATCACATCCTGAATACAGAGTCAGTGTGGCTGTTGGATTTCTCTTCAGTTTCCTGTCTCCATTTGCTAAAGGAATCAAAGGGCCTGGAAAAACTCTGAGCATTGGTTCTGCTAGTTCTTCAGATATAGATGACCCATGTAACCTTCCATTGTCTTCACGCCGAGAAACAATTTCCAGCGATGATCATAAACCAGTTGGCGAGCCGATTAAAAAGTATGCAGTTGAGCTTCAAGCTTCTGGTATGTGTTCAATAAGCTTACATCAAAGTTATTAATGGGATCTAGaagttctcttcctctcctaattATCCTTCCTTTATGATTACGTTTAGGCTTATAGAATTTCTTTTCTGTATTGCAGGGGAGGCAGTATATGTAGATGATATTCCTGCTCCAAAAAATTGCCTGTATGGGGAGTTTATTTACAGCACACAGCCTCTTGCATATGTCAAGAATATCAAATTCAAGCCTTCTTTAGCATCAGAGAAGGTCCTCACGGTTGTTTCTGCAAAGGATATTCCAAGTGGAGGGCAAAATATCGGATCAAGcttcatgtttggggacgaaccaCTTTTTGGCTCTCCTGTAGCTGAGTATGCTGGGCAAGCCCTTGGTGTCGTGGTACTTATCTTTTCATATTTTTAATGGTTACTTAACAATATTTTTTTGTATAATAAATTCAATTTATAAATTggattttcttcattatttctctaTGTAAAATAAATTTGTGAATGTTAAGGAAGAAGTAATTTTTAATTAAGAGGGGCAAATCTGTACAAATTAAAATAATAAACCCTAATATGACACAGTTGTTCATCCAAAAGACATATCTATATATGTATTTTCAAATTTTCATTTGTAAAATACCCTAACAAAATCCATATAAGATTGGGTTAGTTAAATGCCTACTGCACTTGTACCTCCATTTCTTTCATAACAAAATTGCTTATTAAAAGTCAATGCAAGTAGATATGCAAAAAAAATACACTGTTGATGTCACATTTTATCATAATATGATCGTATTTACTTTAAACACCGAGAGTTTTTTTTTTATATTATAGTAATTAATAATTAGTGCAAAATTTCCCCTGGTTAGAAGTAAGCATCAGCTACCTTTTTTCCCTGGTCACAAACTTATTACATGAATTATTATTATGAATTTTTCAATACCGATGTCATTAAAATGTGTACTTTACCCCAGATTGCAGAGACTCAGAGATATGCCAACTTGGCAGGCAAACAGGTCGTTGTTGAATATGACACAAAAGATTTGAAGCCACCAATCTTAACTGTAGAACAGGCAGTACAGAACAATAGCTATTTCGAAGTTCCTCCTGGGAGGTATCCAAAACAAGTTGGTGATTTTTCgaaggccatggcagaagctgaTCACAAGATCCTCTCAACAGAAGTATGTTGATTCTACACACTTCCAGACCTTTTCATAGTGACATCTCACCTGCATTGCTCAAAAGTGAATGGAAGTTTTTATACTTAACAACGCAAAGTTTAAAATTGATTTTTGTTGGTCTCTGTTTTCAACACATTAATAGGTATGACTTCGATGATCGCAGGTGAAACTTGCCTCTCAGTACTATTTCTACATGGAAACACAAACAGCATTGGCAATTCCAGATGAAGATAACACTATTGTGGTCTACAGTTCATCACAATACCCTGAGCTTGCGCAGAGTGTCATAGCGAGGTGCCTCGGCATTCCATTCAGCAATGTGCGTGTCATTACAAGAAGAGTTGGAGGAGGTTTTGGTGGGAAGGCATTCAGATCACACACTGTAAGCAAGATCAAACAATTTTGAACAGCAGTCCCACAAGTGGCAACAAGTTGAAAGCCTGTGTGTTACTCTCTCCTTACcataataattgtagttggggagaactagtttAGTTCAGTTCTCCCCAACTATAATTAttatggtacagagggagtacaactgAAAGAATCTAATAGCAGTACTTTTAAGCTTCATTTATGAATATTGCATTTTATGAATAATTGCTACATTTTATGGTAGATTAGAGTTCTAGTGATACCTTCTAACATAAGTTTGCCCATTTAAGCTTCATTTTACCATTCATTCAGCTTCCAAGAAAGCGGAAACATTGACCATTTCAGCCATTGCTACTCAGTGATCCAACAATATATGCTTTTGCAGGTAGCAACGGCAGCTGCGCTTTGTGCCTTCAAGTTACGTCGTCCAGTGCGGATGTATCTCAACCGCAGTACTGACATGATCATGATCGGGGGTCGGCACCCCATAAAAGCATATTACAGTGTTGGTTTCAAGTCCGATGGGAGAATCACAGCCTTGCACCTGGACATTCTGATCAACGCTGGGATTTCTCCAGATGCGAGCCCCCTAATGCCAGATACTATGATGTCTGGCCTGAAGAAATACAACTGGGGCGCTCTCTCGTTCGACATCAAGGTCTGTAAGACAAACAACACATCCAAGTCAGTAATGCGGGCTCCTGGAGATACACAAGGCTCTTTTATTGCTGAGGCCATCATCGAGCACGTCGCTTCAGTGCTATCGCTTGATGCTAATAATGTCAGGCAGAAGAATTTCCACACATATGACAGTCTTGTGCTGTTCTATCCAGAAAGCGCAGGTGAAGCATCGACGTACACATTGCATTCTATTTTCAACAGATTACTCAGGACGTCAAGCTACCTGCATCGATCTGAATCCATCAAGCATTTTAACAACTGCAACAAGTGGCGGAAGAGGGGTATCTCTTGTGCGCCCCTCATCTTCAAGGTGGCACCAAGGCCAGCTCCTGGAAGAGTTTCTGTGCTCAACGATGGTTCCATTGTGGTTGAAGTTGGAGGTGTTGAGGTTGGGCAGGGACTGTGGACCAAAGTACAGCAGATGACGGTTTTCGCGTTGGGACAGTTATGGCCTGATGGATGTGAATGCCTTCTTGATAGAGTGCGTCTTCTTCAGGCTGACACGCTGAACTTGATCCAAGGTGGACTCACTGCTGGCAGTACTTCGTCTGAATCTAGCTGTGCAGCAACTCTTGAGGCTTGCAACATGCTGGTTGACAGATTAAAGCCAGTCATGAAGAAGCTCAAGCAGCAATCCGGTGGTGATGTTTCATGGGATGCTTTAATTGCTCAGGTTATTTTTTTATTTCGCTCTGGATTTTTGTGCTACATAAGAGTAAAATATTTGTGCGTGGAATTTTTTATCTTTACACGTTCTAACACTTTCCCACATAGGCCATTAAGGATAATGTTAATTTGTCCTCAAGTGCATACTGGGTACCTGGCCAAGAATCCAGCACCTATCTGAACTATGGAGCTGGTATAAGTGAGGTACAAAAATATTATGCTTAATGGCATTCGCACTAGCATAGCTCAATAGTTACTGGATGATATTGTGATAGTTTTCTGACTTCCGTTTCACTTTTTACTAAAAATTCAGGTAGAGATTGATGTCCTTACAGGAGCTATTACTTTACTACGGAGCGACCTTGTGTATGACTGTGGAAAGAGTTTGAACCCTGCAGTGGACTTGGGCCAGGTTAGAGATATTTTCCACTGCATTATGCTCTTCTTTTATCATTTTGTGGTGAACACGGATATTATCTGATAACGCCTTACATCGAAACAGAGCGAGTACATTACATTGATCAGCCCTGATCAGAGTTTTTCTTCATTATAGTACAATGATGGCATCATACATTCATGTCTGATCTCTACCATCTACCTTACAGATTGAAGGCTCCTTTATACAAGGAATTGGTTTCTTCATAAATGAAGAACACGAAACAAATGCCGATGGACTGGTTGTGAGTGACAGCACATGGGTCTACAAGATCCCAAGCGTGGACACCATCCCGAAGCAGTTCAATGCTGAGGTGCTCAACACGGGGTACCATAAGAACCGTGTTCTTTCGTCAAAAGGTATGTAGTAGGATTGTGCTTTTCCTGAAGCAACATGAATATAGTTTTACTTTTTTTCTTTGCCAGCTGAAAATTATCATTAGTTAGAGTGATTAAGCCGCTctgcctctgccagcctctggggAACCTGCCGTGGTTCTCGCAGCATCGGTCCATTGCGCGGTGAGAGAAGCCATCCGAGCGGCGAGGAAGGAGTTTGGAAGCTCGGAGCCCACGTTCCAGCTCGACGTCCCTGCGCCGATGACCCATGTGAAGGAAATGTGTGGTTTGGAGGTCGTGGAGAAGTACTTGGAAGGCCTATCTGCGCATCGGTCTCGATCTGCGGCGTGATACAAGAATATGTGCTATTGTCAACcggaaggagtggtgtggtttgtccGTGTTGTGTGTGACGTTGAGCGGTAAATTGCGGAGTACATGTTGTTCTAAATGTTTGTAACTTTGAGTGACGTGCTTGCACACTTTTGTACGTAATAATTATGGGTTGAGGTTTGCGTTGATGGTTCCTGACTGAACCTGAACGCAGGCTTGCATTTAGAATGCACGTTTGTAAATGGTTGTCCACGTTTTCTATTTGCGGTGTCGATGGTGCATGGGGGTCATAGTATTGTTCATGGGCCGCATTTGGAACTAGGAGTACTGCATATAGTTGGGCCGAGCCTGTGTGTCTTGGTTAGAAAAGAACGGACTGAGCAACCCATACACATGGAGGAAGatctcaaaaaaaagaaaaaatgcacATGGAGGATCGACGGTGGCCGTTGGATCCTCCCTCACGCGCGCTTTGCACCGAACACGTGGCACGGTACTACTACGTCCCAGAACACtcgagaaaaccctcgccgccgCACTCTATCACGGGCTCACTCATCATTAGTTTAAGTGTGAGGCCGCCGCGGCGGAGACCGTCCGCTCCGCCCGCCGTGGCCGATGACCGCACCACCAGAGACCGCGGCCACTCGGAAAAAACCCGGCGGCGATGAGGAGGCCCGGCCCTTGGCGCACACCTGTTCTCCCGAGCGGCGGCAGCGTCGGATCCCTCCGCCTCGCGGGGCCAGCCCTCCCGTCCGCGCCGCGCCGCGACGCCGGCTTGGAGGCCCGTGCTcgtgctccggcagccgccgcggCTTCGCCGGCGTCGGATGCGGTCGCGGGGGGTCTGGGGACCGCGTGGCAGGGGGACCGCCTCGCATC harbors:
- the LOC123407812 gene encoding putative aldehyde oxidase-like protein, with the translated sequence MGSARVEKVVFALNGRRYEVAGADVHPGTTLLEFIRTRTPFTGTKLGCGEGGCGACVVLIATYNPKKDEVTELSASSCLTLLYNINLCSVITTEGLGNTKDGFHSIQKRMSGFHASQCGFCTPGMCMSIFTSLANADKSNKPEPQKGFSKLTVSEAERAFSGNMCRCTGYRPIVDACKSFASDVDLEDLGLNVFWKKGDNHADVSKLPAYTLGGGVCTFPDFLKSEIKSSLHHVNDDSDVTVSREGWYHPKSIKQYYDLLNSGLFSECTVKVVVANTSSGVKGYKDQDLYNKYIDIGEIPELSAIWKKDSGIEIGAATPISKTIEILEQEAGSKSCPNGSLVFRKLAEHMSKVATPFVRNTASIGGNIILAQKYPFPSDIATILLGAASTVRLQVYSETLEVTLEEFLEQPPIDPSTLLLSIFIPHWVSDSQKESKVIFETYRAAPRPLGNAVSYINSAMLGHVSLNESCGNLVLSNLHMAFGAYGTKHVIRATKVEQHLDGKVLTPSVVLEAVRLLREIIVPMEGTSHPEYRVSVAVGFLFSFLSPFAKGIKGPGKTLSIGSASSSDIDDPCNLPLSSRRETISSDDHKPVGEPIKKYAVELQASGEAVYVDDIPAPKNCLYGEFIYSTQPLAYVKNIKFKPSLASEKVLTVVSAKDIPSGGQNIGSSFMFGDEPLFGSPVAEYAGQALGVVIAETQRYANLAGKQVVVEYDTKDLKPPILTVEQAVQNNSYFEVPPGRYPKQVGDFSKAMAEADHKILSTEVKLASQYYFYMETQTALAIPDEDNTIVVYSSSQYPELAQSVIARCLGIPFSNVRVITRRVGGGFGGKAFRSHTVATAAALCAFKLRRPVRMYLNRSTDMIMIGGRHPIKAYYSVGFKSDGRITALHLDILINAGISPDASPLMPDTMMSGLKKYNWGALSFDIKVCKTNNTSKSVMRAPGDTQGSFIAEAIIEHVASVLSLDANNVRQKNFHTYDSLVLFYPESAGEASTYTLHSIFNRLLRTSSYLHRSESIKHFNNCNKWRKRGISCAPLIFKVAPRPAPGRVSVLNDGSIVVEVGGVEVGQGLWTKVQQMTVFALGQLWPDGCECLLDRVRLLQADTLNLIQGGLTAGSTSSESSCAATLEACNMLVDRLKPVMKKLKQQSGGDVSWDALIAQAIKDNVNLSSSAYWVPGQESSTYLNYGAGISEVEIDVLTGAITLLRSDLVYDCGKSLNPAVDLGQIEGSFIQGIGFFINEEHETNADGLVVSDSTWVYKIPSVDTIPKQFNAEVLNTGYHKNRVLSSKASGEPAVVLAASVHCAVREAIRAARKEFGSSEPTFQLDVPAPMTHVKEMCGLEVVEKYLEGLSAHRSRSAA